In Jejubacter calystegiae, the following are encoded in one genomic region:
- a CDS encoding LamB/YcsF family protein produces the protein MKCIDLNSDLGESFGQWRMGDDAAILPVVSSANVACGFHAGSPAGILETLSAARSNGVAVGAHVAYPDLVGFGRRAMDIASDELTADVIYQIGALQGLARAAGCVVSYVKPHGALYNTIAHDRRQALAVIAAIKAVEPSLILVALAGSPLVSLAREQGLKVVAEAFADRAYHADGTLVSRREAGAVLHDPEQVAQRMLKLINEGGVESVEGEFTRIEADSICVHGDSPGAIEMARQIRATLEHNGIAIRSFRAAR, from the coding sequence ATGAAATGCATTGATTTAAACAGCGACCTGGGCGAAAGCTTTGGCCAGTGGCGGATGGGCGACGATGCGGCCATTCTGCCTGTTGTCAGCAGCGCTAACGTCGCCTGCGGCTTTCACGCGGGCTCTCCCGCGGGCATTCTGGAGACGCTTTCAGCCGCGCGCAGTAACGGCGTAGCGGTAGGGGCCCATGTGGCCTATCCGGACCTGGTGGGCTTCGGTCGTCGGGCGATGGATATCGCCAGCGATGAACTGACCGCAGACGTTATCTACCAGATTGGCGCCTTGCAGGGGCTGGCTCGCGCTGCGGGCTGCGTGGTGAGCTATGTAAAACCCCATGGCGCGCTCTATAACACCATTGCTCATGACCGGCGCCAGGCGCTGGCAGTGATTGCCGCCATTAAAGCGGTAGAGCCATCGCTGATTCTGGTGGCGTTAGCCGGTTCGCCGCTGGTCAGTCTGGCCCGGGAGCAGGGGCTTAAAGTGGTGGCAGAAGCCTTCGCCGATCGCGCCTATCACGCCGACGGCACCCTGGTATCGCGCCGCGAAGCGGGGGCTGTACTGCATGACCCGGAACAGGTCGCACAGCGCATGCTGAAACTGATTAACGAGGGCGGCGTCGAGTCGGTGGAAGGCGAATTCACCCGTATTGAAGCGGACTCCATCTGCGTACACGGCGATAGTCCGGGGGCCATTGAGATGGCGCGCCAGATTCGCGCCACCCTGGAACACAACGGCATCGCCATTCGTTCCTTTAGAGCGGCGAGGTGA
- a CDS encoding NRAMP family divalent metal transporter, which translates to MAALEAENKKTFVRKRRSSLIAAIFLMATSAIGPGFITQTATFTATMGAAFAFGILASIVIDYVVQQNIWRVVTLTRKRASEIANIALPGSGYLLSVLVVFGGLVFNIGNIAGGGLGLNALLGLDPKWGGLLSAGIAIYIFSSRRAGVAIDRMMVVLGLVMIALTLYVAFVSQPPLGEALRQSVMPDRIDFATITTIVGGTVGGYISYAGAHRLLDKGAVGPEHIREVSSAATKGIVVVGIMRYVLFLAILGVVASGVTLDVAGHSANPASQAFQHAAGTLGLRIFGCILWAAAITSVIGAAYTSVSFLTVFRPTMTDRQRNIATIIFITVSLVVYLMLGTAPAALLVFAGGFNGLVLPIGLTIFLWVGWRRADLMEGYHYPRWLLWLGLIICLLTWYMGVMSVGAIFNYLNVV; encoded by the coding sequence ATGGCTGCTCTGGAAGCGGAAAACAAAAAGACCTTCGTACGTAAGCGCCGATCGTCGCTAATCGCAGCAATCTTCTTAATGGCCACCTCGGCAATCGGTCCCGGGTTTATTACTCAGACCGCTACCTTTACTGCCACCATGGGCGCCGCCTTCGCTTTTGGGATCCTGGCGTCTATCGTTATCGACTATGTGGTGCAGCAAAATATCTGGCGGGTGGTGACGCTGACCCGTAAACGCGCCTCGGAGATTGCGAATATTGCGCTACCGGGCAGCGGCTATCTGCTGTCGGTGCTGGTGGTGTTTGGCGGCCTGGTCTTTAATATCGGCAATATCGCCGGTGGCGGGTTGGGGCTGAATGCGCTGCTGGGGCTGGATCCCAAATGGGGCGGACTGTTAAGCGCCGGCATTGCGATTTATATTTTCTCTTCGCGCCGGGCCGGTGTGGCTATCGACAGGATGATGGTGGTGCTGGGGCTGGTAATGATTGCGCTAACGCTCTATGTCGCTTTCGTTTCCCAGCCACCGCTGGGCGAGGCGTTGCGCCAGAGCGTGATGCCCGATCGTATCGATTTCGCCACCATTACCACCATTGTTGGCGGTACCGTAGGCGGTTACATCAGTTACGCTGGCGCTCATCGACTGCTGGATAAAGGCGCCGTGGGGCCTGAGCATATCCGTGAAGTCTCATCCGCCGCCACCAAAGGCATTGTGGTGGTTGGTATTATGCGCTACGTGCTGTTTCTGGCCATTCTTGGCGTGGTGGCCAGCGGTGTGACTCTGGACGTAGCAGGGCACAGCGCTAACCCGGCTTCTCAGGCCTTCCAGCACGCTGCGGGAACCCTGGGGCTGCGTATCTTCGGCTGTATTCTGTGGGCGGCGGCCATCACCAGCGTGATTGGCGCGGCCTATACCTCGGTGTCGTTCCTCACCGTTTTCCGCCCGACCATGACCGACCGCCAGCGTAATATCGCCACCATTATCTTTATTACCGTCTCTCTGGTGGTTTATCTGATGCTGGGCACTGCGCCCGCGGCACTGCTGGTCTTTGCCGGTGGCTTTAACGGCCTGGTGCTGCCGATTGGCTTAACCATCTTTCTGTGGGTGGGTTGGCGCCGTGCCGATCTGATGGAAGGTTATCATTATCCGCGCTGGCTGCTGTGGCTGGGACTGATTATCTGCCTGCTCACCTGGTATATGGGTGTGATGTCGGTTGGCGCGATCTTTAATTATCTGAACGTAGTCTGA
- a CDS encoding GntR family transcriptional regulator — protein MKKSAPAPVLSEKTAEIIRQKIIAGELAPGARLSEAALSERLAISRNTLREVFRLLTQEGLLHYEPNRGVCVAVPDMAAIIDIYRIRRLIECDALRQAWPLHPAVERMAQQITLAREHGSQGDWVAVGTANMLFHTAIVELSDSPRLVRLYRHISAELRLAFGHLDDLEMLHAPYIEKNAALLALLNSGKNEEAAQMLAGYLDQSERTLLAVLQRRAALA, from the coding sequence ATGAAGAAAAGCGCGCCAGCACCTGTACTGAGTGAAAAAACGGCTGAAATAATTCGCCAGAAGATTATTGCCGGAGAGCTGGCCCCGGGAGCCCGGCTGTCAGAGGCGGCACTCAGCGAACGGCTGGCTATTTCGCGCAATACCCTACGCGAAGTCTTTCGGCTGCTGACCCAGGAAGGGCTGCTGCACTACGAGCCGAATCGCGGCGTCTGTGTGGCAGTGCCGGATATGGCGGCGATTATCGATATCTACCGTATCCGGCGGTTGATTGAGTGCGACGCCCTGCGCCAGGCCTGGCCCCTGCATCCGGCGGTGGAGCGCATGGCGCAACAGATTACCCTGGCCCGTGAACACGGCAGCCAGGGCGACTGGGTGGCGGTGGGCACCGCCAATATGCTGTTTCATACGGCCATCGTCGAACTCTCTGATAGCCCGAGGCTGGTACGCTTGTATCGTCATATCTCCGCCGAACTACGTCTGGCCTTCGGGCACCTGGACGATCTGGAGATGCTGCACGCCCCCTATATCGAAAAGAATGCCGCCCTGCTGGCGCTGCTTAATAGCGGAAAAAATGAGGAAGCGGCGCAGATGCTGGCGGGCTATCTGGATCAGTCCGAACGCACCCTGCTGGCGGTGCTACAGCGGCGGGCGGCTCTGGCGTGA
- a CDS encoding amidohydrolase family protein, translating into MKLIGIEEHFLTEEVCGAWKASGLEAKDPSIAFNSGVIKRRLFDIADERLALMDESGLDMQVLSLTSPALHGLGPASVGMAQRINDGIAEVAARYPSRFQALATLPVSMPDEAANELERCIKSLGFKGALLCSGGAEHLDSPGYFPILSCAETLNAPVLIHPGAPDIAVRNAYYSGFSPEVNTAFATYGLGWHYDAGIQFIRLVLSGTFDRLPALQMILGHWGELILFYAERLAAMDRVANLKLPLASYLRENLYVTASGMFFSHFLDRAVAIVGTERILFSTDYPFQYRTGNEARQFLETCHLSENDKAAFAHGNWMRLTRDRSTAN; encoded by the coding sequence ATGAAGCTGATTGGTATTGAAGAGCATTTTTTGACCGAAGAAGTGTGTGGCGCCTGGAAAGCATCGGGGCTGGAGGCAAAAGATCCCAGTATTGCTTTTAATTCCGGCGTCATTAAGCGTCGGCTGTTTGATATCGCTGATGAGCGCCTTGCCCTGATGGATGAATCAGGTCTGGATATGCAGGTACTGTCCCTGACGTCACCGGCGCTTCATGGTCTGGGGCCAGCAAGTGTCGGTATGGCACAGCGAATCAATGACGGTATTGCGGAAGTGGCGGCAAGGTACCCGAGTCGGTTTCAGGCGCTGGCAACCCTGCCGGTATCCATGCCTGATGAAGCGGCTAATGAACTGGAACGTTGTATAAAAAGCCTGGGCTTTAAAGGCGCGCTGCTATGCAGCGGTGGCGCAGAACATTTAGACAGTCCCGGTTATTTCCCCATTCTTAGCTGTGCTGAAACCCTGAATGCGCCAGTATTAATTCATCCGGGGGCGCCAGATATCGCTGTCAGAAATGCCTATTATTCAGGCTTCAGCCCGGAGGTAAATACGGCTTTCGCCACTTATGGTCTTGGCTGGCATTATGATGCGGGAATTCAATTTATCCGTCTGGTTTTATCAGGCACATTTGACCGCCTTCCGGCGCTTCAGATGATCCTGGGGCACTGGGGTGAGCTGATATTATTTTATGCAGAACGCCTGGCGGCGATGGACAGAGTGGCAAACCTGAAATTACCCCTGGCATCGTACCTGCGGGAAAATCTCTATGTTACGGCGAGCGGTATGTTCTTTTCTCATTTCCTGGACAGAGCGGTTGCGATAGTGGGAACGGAACGAATTCTTTTTTCTACCGATTACCCTTTTCAATACCGCACCGGTAATGAGGCGAGGCAATTTCTGGAAACATGTCATCTCAGTGAAAATGATAAAGCGGCCTTTGCCCACGGCAACTGGATGCGTCTTACCCGCGACAGAAGTACCGCTAACTAA
- a CDS encoding SDR family NAD(P)-dependent oxidoreductase, with translation MKNRATQKTILIIGASRGLGYAMATEFVTKGWHVIGTVRGKDRTLLHQLADKNPERVEIEQLEVTEPQQIKALRERLSDKVLDILFHNAGIANKNQSESIAEVSTREFEQVMVTNALSPMRVIECLQDLVSATGTIGVMSSGQGSVSNNRNGGHEVYRGSKAALNMYMRSYAARHAGESRTLLLMAPGWVATELGGAEAPLSIEESIPKVVKVMLSQQGKPGLQYLDREGKTVPW, from the coding sequence ATGAAAAATAGAGCGACGCAAAAAACTATCCTTATCATCGGCGCATCACGTGGGCTGGGCTATGCGATGGCTACGGAATTTGTGACAAAGGGATGGCACGTCATCGGTACCGTACGCGGGAAAGACCGAACGTTGCTGCACCAGCTGGCGGATAAAAATCCAGAGCGCGTTGAGATTGAACAGCTTGAGGTCACTGAACCACAGCAGATCAAAGCGCTGCGGGAACGTTTATCTGACAAGGTGTTAGATATCCTCTTTCATAATGCCGGTATCGCCAACAAAAACCAGAGCGAGAGTATCGCAGAGGTATCGACCCGGGAATTCGAACAGGTCATGGTGACCAATGCATTAAGCCCTATGCGCGTGATTGAATGCTTACAGGATCTGGTTTCTGCAACAGGCACCATTGGTGTTATGTCGTCAGGACAGGGCAGCGTGAGCAACAACAGAAACGGCGGACACGAGGTCTATCGTGGCTCCAAAGCTGCGCTGAACATGTACATGCGCAGTTATGCCGCTCGTCATGCCGGAGAATCACGTACTTTGCTGTTAATGGCGCCAGGCTGGGTCGCTACCGAGCTGGGCGGAGCTGAAGCGCCGCTAAGCATCGAGGAAAGCATTCCGAAAGTGGTGAAGGTGATGCTTTCACAGCAGGGGAAGCCGGGACTGCAATATCTCGACCGTGAAGGGAAAACCGTGCCCTGGTGA
- a CDS encoding LysR family transcriptional regulator yields the protein MADPDLNLLIALDVLITEANVTRAARRLGLSPSAMSRTLSRLRATTGDPLLVRAGRQMVLTPYAENIRESTQHTVSAALGILRPSAVSLDLSRLERTFTIRANEGFVEAFGAALITSAAVKAPLVRLCFAAKEEKSAKHLRAGLVDLEIGVLGEMGPEIRLQALFRDRFVGAVRKGHPLLERKGNISAAQYASFEHVITSRHGFVGGPIDKALAESGLERKIAAVVPSFPAAIAVAVASDLIALIPSSFLINRISGDENEATTAFRMFELPVKTQEITISQMWHPRLDADSGHRWLRQHVLDVCRQQMQRITKN from the coding sequence ATGGCTGATCCCGACCTGAATTTACTCATAGCCCTTGATGTACTTATCACTGAAGCCAATGTGACTCGCGCCGCGCGCCGTCTGGGGTTAAGCCCTTCAGCGATGAGCAGGACCCTGAGTCGCCTTCGCGCAACGACGGGCGATCCCCTGCTGGTTCGGGCCGGGCGTCAGATGGTGCTGACGCCCTATGCCGAAAATATACGTGAAAGCACCCAACACACCGTTTCTGCCGCTTTGGGTATACTCCGCCCCTCTGCGGTATCGCTTGACCTGTCCAGACTGGAAAGAACCTTTACTATCAGGGCGAACGAAGGTTTTGTTGAGGCTTTCGGTGCCGCGCTTATCACCTCAGCGGCGGTAAAAGCCCCTCTCGTTCGCCTTTGTTTTGCAGCAAAAGAAGAAAAAAGCGCAAAACATTTACGCGCGGGTCTGGTCGATCTCGAAATTGGTGTTTTAGGCGAAATGGGGCCGGAAATACGCCTGCAGGCGCTGTTCAGAGACCGGTTTGTAGGTGCGGTGAGAAAAGGTCATCCCCTGCTGGAACGGAAAGGTAATATCAGCGCCGCGCAATATGCTTCATTTGAACACGTCATTACTTCCCGTCATGGATTCGTCGGCGGCCCGATAGACAAGGCCCTGGCTGAATCAGGACTGGAACGGAAAATTGCTGCCGTGGTACCGAGTTTTCCCGCCGCGATAGCCGTGGCGGTAGCCTCAGATTTGATTGCGCTCATCCCCTCTTCTTTTCTTATAAACCGAATCAGCGGTGATGAAAATGAGGCGACGACGGCATTCCGCATGTTCGAGCTTCCGGTAAAGACTCAGGAAATAACCATATCGCAAATGTGGCATCCGCGGCTGGATGCCGACTCAGGCCATCGCTGGCTGCGGCAGCATGTACTGGATGTTTGTCGGCAGCAAATGCAGCGTATCACTAAAAATTGA
- a CDS encoding glutathione S-transferase family protein — translation MITLYGAPGWGSAISELMLRLADMPYRVENVEGFDRPGPQRDRLQQLNPLCQVPTLQLADGSVMTESAAIALMILDQHPHLAPQPGTPERSLFQRLLIWLVASVYPTFTYADYPQRWAPDAPQQLVDNIVRYRQSQLLWLDQQLRAAPYALGSEISLLDCYIVVMEHWTPGEEWYRQHTPRFSAVAAAVRQRPELKEVLAANGLL, via the coding sequence ATGATCACCCTGTATGGCGCTCCGGGCTGGGGCTCGGCAATTAGTGAACTGATGCTACGGCTGGCGGATATGCCGTATCGCGTTGAAAATGTTGAAGGGTTTGACAGGCCAGGCCCGCAGCGCGACCGGCTACAGCAGCTTAACCCGCTGTGTCAGGTGCCGACTCTGCAACTGGCCGACGGCAGCGTGATGACTGAATCCGCCGCCATTGCCCTGATGATTCTGGACCAGCATCCTCACCTGGCGCCGCAGCCGGGTACGCCTGAACGTTCGCTGTTTCAGCGTCTGCTTATCTGGCTGGTCGCCAGCGTCTATCCCACCTTTACTTATGCTGACTATCCGCAGCGTTGGGCACCGGATGCACCACAGCAGTTGGTAGACAACATCGTTCGCTATCGGCAGTCTCAGTTGCTGTGGCTGGACCAGCAGCTCAGGGCCGCGCCTTATGCGTTGGGGTCAGAGATAAGCCTGCTGGACTGCTACATTGTGGTGATGGAGCACTGGACGCCGGGGGAAGAGTGGTACAGACAGCATACCCCGAGATTCAGCGCGGTTGCGGCCGCGGTACGTCAGCGGCCGGAGCTGAAGGAAGTGTTGGCGGCGAATGGTTTACTTTAA